The Desulfolucanica intricata genome includes a region encoding these proteins:
- a CDS encoding metallophosphoesterase family protein has protein sequence MLEFEKHLKGEAQLDKSTTKKTTVAVFADIHSNLHALMAVLDDIDSRKPDFILCAGDLVGYGPYPNEVVKTIKERGIPTVMGNYDDAIAYFRPVCGCDYKSARAQEIGEHSIMFTKKHTSEESKALLAALPSSIFLRIVHEGAMLSNNVPNWAPPLEDKEKEKHNTATPVQKPKSGNWLLHLVHGSPRQLNEYLKLDTPVETFKQIAALIPANILVYGHTHQSYHKFIDDVHFINVGSAGKPKLGNPNVNYAWLEISEQVKVDFIEVPYNKEATMSAMAEYNLPEELINIIATGID, from the coding sequence TTAAAGGGTGAAGCACAATTGGATAAATCAACGACTAAAAAAACAACTGTGGCCGTATTTGCCGACATCCACAGTAACCTCCACGCTTTAATGGCCGTGCTTGACGATATAGACAGCCGAAAACCTGATTTTATTTTATGTGCCGGCGACTTGGTTGGCTATGGCCCCTACCCGAATGAAGTTGTTAAAACCATTAAGGAGCGGGGCATTCCCACTGTTATGGGGAATTACGATGATGCCATAGCTTACTTCCGGCCCGTATGCGGGTGTGATTACAAATCCGCCCGAGCCCAAGAAATCGGTGAGCATTCCATTATGTTTACCAAAAAACATACATCCGAAGAGAGTAAAGCACTCCTCGCCGCTCTTCCTTCGTCTATATTTTTAAGAATTGTTCATGAAGGTGCCATGTTATCAAACAATGTTCCTAATTGGGCACCGCCTCTTGAGGATAAGGAAAAAGAGAAACATAATACCGCTACCCCTGTACAAAAGCCTAAAAGCGGCAATTGGTTACTGCACCTTGTACATGGCTCGCCACGCCAATTAAACGAATATTTAAAGTTGGACACACCTGTGGAAACCTTTAAACAGATTGCTGCACTTATACCGGCAAATATTCTGGTTTATGGTCATACACATCAGAGTTATCATAAATTTATAGACGATGTTCACTTTATTAATGTGGGCAGTGCCGGAAAACCTAAGCTCGGCAATCCCAATGTGAATTACGCCTGGCTGGAAATAAGTGAGCAGGTCAAAGTTGATTTTATAGAAGTTCCATATAATAAGGAAGCTACTATGTCAGCGATGGCGGAATAT